One window of Synergistales bacterium genomic DNA carries:
- a CDS encoding cobalamin-dependent protein (Presence of a B(12) (cobalamin)-binding domain implies dependence on cobalamin itself, in one of its several forms, or in some unusual lineages, dependence on a cobalamin-like analog.), which produces MAVRREAGDEDMADGGDRTQELVERLLEGDAAASVASAEALLADGFSYRSIIVEGIETAMERLDAKCTLEQFNLLEIMLAGRAMMAVMKALYPDEAAPAAWRNRSVVLASLEGDVHDLGKNILRMVLTAKGFTVVDCGKDCPMDRLVAAVAEHRPLAVGISGLISTIIPQVRAVRPALVERDSALAGTWVLAGGAALKQLTPEQLDVDYVAQSVFEGAAYLEKLDEGAVS; this is translated from the coding sequence ATGGCTGTCCGAAGAGAGGCGGGCGACGAGGACATGGCAGACGGAGGGGACAGAACGCAAGAGCTGGTGGAACGGCTGCTGGAGGGAGACGCGGCGGCCTCCGTAGCCTCTGCGGAGGCTCTGCTCGCCGACGGCTTTTCATACCGGAGCATTATCGTCGAGGGAATCGAAACCGCCATGGAGCGGCTGGATGCCAAGTGCACGCTGGAACAGTTCAACCTGCTGGAGATCATGCTCGCCGGCAGGGCGATGATGGCGGTGATGAAGGCGCTCTACCCCGACGAGGCGGCGCCCGCCGCCTGGCGGAATCGGAGTGTTGTGCTGGCTTCGCTGGAGGGCGATGTCCACGACCTGGGCAAGAATATCCTCCGTATGGTCCTCACCGCCAAGGGGTTTACGGTGGTGGATTGCGGAAAGGACTGCCCGATGGACCGGCTGGTGGCGGCGGTGGCGGAGCACCGTCCGCTGGCGGTGGGTATCAGCGGCCTGATCTCCACGATTATCCCCCAGGTGCGCGCCGTTCGCCCGGCTCTGGTGGAGCGGGACAGCGCGCTTGCCGGTACCTGGGTTCTTGCCGGCGGGGCGGCGCTGAAACAGCTCACACCGGAGCAGCTGGACGTGGACTATGTGGCCCAGTCGGTCTTTGAAGGGGCGGCCTATCTGGAAAAACTGGACGAGGGGGCGGTGTCGTGA